Proteins encoded by one window of Candidatus Poribacteria bacterium:
- a CDS encoding pyridoxal-phosphate dependent enzyme has translation MSSSNAIVTREQLCEKIQQLPQVDIGHFPTPLEECPRLSQALGGPRIFIKREDCSGLAFGGNKVRQLTFTIGDGVNQGADTIIQGAASQSNHCRQAAAASAKLGLKCYLRLSRDNKSVRQGNVLLDDLAGADVEFVDASMGTELDAVKYALAEELKEKGLKPHVLAAPRSTALAAVAFSWCIAEIHEQQEAMGIDADWIYAASAGGTQGGLILGTKALDMKLKPFGIAPISWPDRTERIRNAANDAAAILGLDLVINDDDVRNSDDYVGEDYGILTPECVDALKLMAQTEGIFLDPSYTSKAFSG, from the coding sequence ATGAGTTCATCAAACGCTATAGTCACCAGAGAACAACTTTGCGAAAAAATACAACAACTCCCACAGGTCGATATCGGACATTTTCCAACACCTTTGGAAGAGTGTCCGCGCTTATCACAGGCGTTGGGCGGTCCCCGCATCTTCATCAAACGTGAGGACTGTTCAGGGCTTGCGTTCGGCGGGAACAAGGTGCGCCAATTAACCTTTACAATCGGTGATGGAGTAAATCAGGGAGCGGACACAATCATTCAAGGTGCTGCCTCGCAATCAAACCATTGCCGGCAAGCTGCCGCCGCTTCGGCAAAGTTGGGGTTGAAGTGTTACCTTCGGCTCTCTCGGGATAACAAAAGCGTGAGGCAGGGGAATGTACTGCTGGACGATTTGGCTGGTGCGGACGTTGAATTTGTTGACGCATCTATGGGCACCGAACTTGACGCTGTTAAATATGCTCTCGCCGAAGAATTGAAGGAAAAGGGGCTAAAACCCCATGTCCTTGCTGCCCCCAGATCAACAGCTCTCGCCGCCGTTGCCTTTTCGTGGTGCATCGCCGAAATCCACGAACAACAAGAAGCGATGGGGATTGATGCCGATTGGATTTACGCGGCTTCGGCGGGCGGAACGCAGGGAGGATTGATTCTCGGAACCAAGGCACTGGACATGAAATTGAAACCCTTTGGGATTGCACCAATTAGTTGGCCTGATCGAACAGAGCGCATCCGAAACGCTGCAAACGATGCAGCAGCAATTTTGGGGCTTGATCTCGTTATCAACGATGACGATGTACGTAACTCCGACGATTACGTCGGGGAAGATTACGGTATCCTCACACCCGAATGTGTTGATGCCCTGAAACTGATGGCGCAGACTGAAGGAATCTTCCTCGACCCCTCGTACACAAGCAAGGCGTTCTCAGG